The Clarias gariepinus isolate MV-2021 ecotype Netherlands chromosome 26, CGAR_prim_01v2, whole genome shotgun sequence sequence aatctattagcTAAATAAAATGATGAGATGACGAAGAATATATACTTTCACATagcttttgtttattattctaaatgttctttgttttttttcttcatcacaCATTTACAGGACTATCTTGTGTATATGATTGTGTATATGAGCTATACATTATAGAGATgcctggaaataaataaataaataaatcgaatCGAATCGAATAATTATGATATGGAGTTGATGTGAAACTCACTTGGCCTTGTTGGCCAGCTCGGGGGTCTCGAGGGCTTTGAGGTTCTGGACGAGGTCCTGGAAGTAACTGGCGATCTTCTCCACCTCAGCAGGCATCGCTGGACTTTCCCTCTTGACCAGACTGGCAGCTTGGGAgccttttaaaaacacaatacagtacagtaagctTTAACACCATGGCGCTGCTAATTGCTGTTTTTTGTAGTTAAAAAGCATAAAAGTCTGACCGATGGCCAGCACGGCGACGAGGACGGCGACGAGGGAGAACTTCATGCTTCCAGACTGAGAACACAAACCTGGAGTTACTATGGAGTAAATACATGCAGAGTACATATGTGTAATAAATCAAGTCGTTCTTAGAATCGTTCTTTATGAACATGACGTGAGGTTCTTACCTTGATGGCTCGTGGATGTGTAGGACGTGATGGTGCACCAGGCCTTTTTATAGCAGCTCCTGAGGTCAAAGGGTTGACAACATCATCTCGGTGAAGTGTGTACATGCCGCGTTGGCTGCCGGACCTTGAGGCTTCCCCTGACGCCGATGTGAACGAGTCGAAGTTCAACAATCCGCCCCCCCCCaccctctctcgctctctctctctcgagcatttatggaaaaattaaaaacagtatGTTACTAATATGTTATACAAGAGATCGAGATCTTATCTCAAGGACAAAGATAACAAAGGAATATTTCGGAACAATTCTTTTCCTTATTCATTATTCATGAGAAAGCAGATTTCTGTTACCTAAAACGTCAGGATCGATTAGCCGTATTTGGattaaagtgtaataaattaCGTAGTGTAACC is a genomic window containing:
- the LOC128514332 gene encoding type-4 ice-structuring protein LS-12-like, whose amino-acid sequence is MYSACIYSIVTPGLCSQSGSMKFSLVAVLVAVLAIGSQAASLVKRESPAMPAEVEKIASYFQDLVQNLKALETPELANKAKAYIEESRAQFQPMVEKLQEQLKPLSSNIEEQMEPLAASVRAQITPYTSLVQSQFEEMLKFMVDQTKAILPPQ